The Campylobacter ureolyticus ACS-301-V-Sch3b genome has a segment encoding these proteins:
- a CDS encoding phosphatidylglycerophosphatase A encodes MNKLFLTFFYSGLLRPAPGTWGSFFGLILGVLIAYFLGITTLFLLAILISLIAIKEVNVYEANGGEHDNSSIVIDEVIGIWITLSMGLAINLEKGGMSYLVIILSFIYFRLFDICKPSLIGKIDREVKGGYGVVLDDVLAGFFAGLLTLMSIGAMMKFGFEKFIF; translated from the coding sequence ATGAATAAACTTTTTTTAACATTTTTTTATAGTGGACTTTTAAGACCAGCTCCTGGAACTTGGGGGAGTTTTTTTGGTCTTATTTTAGGAGTTTTAATAGCTTATTTTTTAGGAATTACAACTCTTTTTTTACTTGCAATTTTAATAAGCTTAATTGCTATAAAAGAGGTAAATGTATATGAAGCAAATGGTGGAGAGCACGATAATTCAAGCATCGTTATAGATGAAGTTATAGGAATTTGGATAACTTTAAGTATGGGACTTGCCATAAATTTAGAAAAAGGCGGGATGAGTTATTTAGTTATAATTTTATCATTTATTTATTTTAGGCTTTTTGATATTTGCAAACCATCTTTAATTGGCAAGATTGATAGAGAAGTAAAAGGTGGATATGGCGTTGTTTTAGATGATGTGTTAGCTGGATTTTTTGCAGGGCTTTTAACTTTAATGAGTATTGGAGCTATGATGAAATTTGGCTTTGAAAAATTTATATTTTAG
- the fabD gene encoding ACP S-malonyltransferase, with translation MKYAFIFPGQGSQKVGMGKDIYENFAQSREILDRASDYCEIDFKNLLFTENENLSKSEFTQPAIVLNSFMAYLAIEETLALKPAVCLGHSLGEFSALGVSDAFDLLDAIKLVNKRGKFMQKACEGKNASMMVVLGLPDESIEEICKNAQDSGKQIWAANYNCDGQVVVAGNKDDLALYEKEFKDAGAKRAMLLDMSVASHCPILESASLELVGELEPLLRDEFGPVVSNASSQIYCTKSDALALLKDQLVKPVLYKQSIENIDEMVDCYVEFGASVLGGLNKRITKKPTFSLYDVKTINEFIKYAKENS, from the coding sequence ATGAAATACGCTTTTATTTTTCCAGGACAAGGATCGCAAAAAGTTGGAATGGGCAAAGATATATATGAAAACTTTGCTCAATCAAGAGAGATTTTAGATAGAGCTTCAGATTATTGCGAGATTGATTTTAAAAATTTACTTTTTACTGAAAATGAAAATCTTAGTAAGTCTGAATTTACCCAACCAGCTATTGTATTAAATTCATTTATGGCTTATTTAGCAATTGAAGAAACACTTGCTTTAAAGCCAGCTGTTTGTTTGGGCCACTCACTAGGAGAGTTTAGCGCTCTTGGCGTAAGTGATGCTTTTGATCTTTTAGATGCAATAAAACTTGTAAATAAAAGAGGCAAATTTATGCAAAAAGCATGTGAGGGCAAAAACGCTTCTATGATGGTAGTGCTTGGATTACCTGATGAGAGTATAGAAGAAATTTGTAAGAATGCTCAAGATAGTGGCAAACAAATTTGGGCGGCAAATTACAACTGCGATGGACAAGTAGTTGTAGCTGGAAATAAAGATGATCTTGCTTTATATGAAAAAGAATTTAAAGATGCAGGTGCAAAAAGAGCTATGCTTTTAGATATGAGTGTTGCAAGTCATTGTCCTATTTTAGAGAGTGCAAGCTTAGAACTTGTAGGTGAACTAGAGCCACTTTTAAGGGATGAGTTTGGCCCTGTTGTATCAAATGCTTCTTCTCAAATTTATTGTACAAAAAGTGATGCATTAGCTCTTTTAAAAGATCAGCTTGTAAAGCCTGTTTTATATAAACAAAGCATTGAAAATATTGATGAAATGGTTGATTGCTATGTTGAGTTTGGAGCAAGTGTTTTGGGTGGTTTAAACAAAAGAATTACAAAAAAACCTACTTTTAGTCTGTATGATGTAAAAACAATTAATGAGTTTATTAAATACGCAAAGGAAAATAGTTGA
- a CDS encoding 23S rRNA (pseudouridine(1915)-N(3))-methyltransferase RlmH gives MEILVYSISKEKIEFYSEINEYIKMSKKYANIKDKVLFNNQIAKAQSSSKDMALKAYDETYEPLIEGFCVGLDEGGKMLDSVEFSKLFLAKNKVSFFIGGAYGLSNNFKSKMDKIISLSKMTFAHKIAKLVLYEQIFRGLCINANHPYHK, from the coding sequence TTGGAAATTTTAGTTTATTCAATCTCAAAAGAAAAAATTGAGTTTTATTCTGAGATTAATGAATACATTAAGATGTCTAAAAAATATGCCAATATTAAAGATAAAGTTCTTTTTAATAATCAAATAGCAAAAGCTCAATCAAGCTCAAAAGATATGGCTTTAAAAGCTTATGATGAGACTTATGAGCCTTTAATAGAGGGTTTTTGTGTTGGGCTTGATGAGGGCGGAAAAATGCTTGACAGTGTTGAGTTTAGCAAACTTTTTTTAGCCAAAAATAAAGTTTCGTTTTTTATAGGTGGGGCTTATGGTTTAAGCAATAATTTTAAATCCAAAATGGATAAAATCATAAGCCTTAGCAAAATGACATTTGCACATAAGATAGCAAAACTTGTTTTATATGAACAAATTTTTAGAGGGCTTTGCATAAATGCAAACCACCCATATCATAAATAA
- a CDS encoding 5'-methylthioadenosine/adenosylhomocysteine nucleosidase, producing MKIAILGAMPEEIEPFLEKFECKKINYANNNFYFTNFKNHELIIAYSKIGKVNSTLTATIMIEKFKAEILLFSGVAGALKDGLKIGDMLSGSSLVQHDLDITAFGHPYGYVPGNPIFIDSDEKLNLIAQKTAKELDLKLLSGIIASGDQFICDEEKKEWIKNTFKADMTEMEGASVALVCDALKVPFFVLRTVSDEAGHKAEFDFDKFMVESAKISANFILKMIEKIN from the coding sequence TTGAAAATAGCCATTTTAGGAGCCATGCCAGAGGAAATTGAGCCTTTTTTAGAAAAATTTGAGTGCAAAAAAATAAATTACGCAAACAATAATTTTTATTTTACAAATTTTAAAAATCATGAGTTAATCATAGCTTATTCTAAAATCGGCAAAGTAAATTCCACACTAACCGCAACTATTATGATAGAAAAATTTAAAGCTGAAATTTTACTTTTTTCAGGTGTTGCTGGAGCGTTAAAAGATGGGCTTAAAATTGGAGATATGTTAAGTGGTTCATCATTAGTTCAGCACGATCTTGATATTACGGCTTTTGGGCATCCTTATGGCTATGTTCCAGGAAATCCTATATTTATTGATAGTGATGAAAAACTTAATCTAATTGCGCAAAAAACTGCAAAAGAGTTAGATTTAAAACTTCTTTCTGGTATTATTGCAAGTGGTGATCAATTTATCTGTGATGAAGAGAAAAAAGAGTGGATAAAAAATACATTTAAAGCGGATATGACAGAGATGGAAGGTGCAAGTGTAGCTCTTGTTTGTGATGCTTTAAAAGTGCCATTTTTTGTACTTAGAACAGTTAGTGATGAGGCTGGTCATAAAGCTGAGTTTGACTTTGATAAATTTATGGTTGAAAGTGCCAAAATAAGTGCAAATTTCATACTAAAAATGATAGAAAAAATAAATTAA
- the dksA gene encoding RNA polymerase-binding protein DksA has protein sequence MKKTELEHFKNILEQRKQEIIDNINDSTKQIDELRQNGAVDEFDVASISTDSDLEYSISSKQKIELNAINESLRKIANGTYGICEMCDENISIARLKAKPNVKLCITCQEISEKNSN, from the coding sequence ATGAAAAAAACAGAGTTGGAGCATTTTAAAAATATTCTTGAACAAAGAAAACAAGAAATTATTGATAATATTAATGATTCTACAAAACAAATTGATGAGTTAAGACAAAATGGCGCTGTAGATGAGTTTGATGTGGCAAGTATAAGCACAGATTCTGATTTAGAATATTCAATAAGTAGCAAACAAAAAATAGAGTTAAATGCAATAAATGAATCTTTAAGAAAAATAGCAAATGGAACTTATGGAATATGCGAAATGTGCGATGAAAACATATCCATTGCAAGACTTAAAGCAAAACCTAATGTAAAACTTTGCATAACTTGTCAAGAAATTTCAGAAAAAAACAGCAATTAA
- a CDS encoding tRNA 2-thiocytidine(32) synthetase TtcA, whose product MQISKKLLRIVGQTNAKYEMFEENDKILLGLSGGKDSLILSHILNHFQKVSPKNWKFKAVTVDYGIGQDFSYLIEHFKNHCIDYEIIKTNSFEVMQEKAKQNATICSFCARLRRGHLYTYALKNGFNKVALGHHLDDAVESFFMNFTYNGALRTLAPKYTAKNGLVLIRPLIFARERQIRDCAIKNELKVVGDECCPAYSMENKMPHARANTKELLLNLEKNNPKLFISLKSAFENIHKDTFF is encoded by the coding sequence ATGCAAATTAGTAAAAAACTTCTTAGAATTGTCGGTCAAACAAATGCAAAATATGAAATGTTTGAAGAAAATGATAAAATTTTACTTGGTTTAAGTGGCGGGAAAGATAGTCTTATTTTATCTCACATCTTAAATCATTTTCAAAAAGTTAGTCCTAAAAATTGGAAATTTAAAGCCGTTACTGTGGATTATGGTATAGGGCAAGATTTTTCTTATCTAATAGAGCATTTTAAAAACCATTGTATCGATTATGAGATTATAAAGACAAACTCTTTTGAGGTTATGCAAGAAAAGGCCAAACAAAATGCTACGATTTGTAGTTTTTGTGCAAGGCTTAGAAGAGGGCATTTATATACTTATGCTTTGAAAAATGGCTTTAACAAAGTAGCTTTGGGACATCATTTAGATGATGCGGTTGAGAGCTTTTTTATGAATTTTACATATAATGGAGCTTTAAGAACATTAGCTCCAAAATATACAGCCAAAAATGGACTTGTTTTGATAAGGCCATTAATTTTTGCAAGAGAAAGACAAATAAGAGATTGCGCTATAAAAAATGAGTTAAAAGTAGTTGGTGATGAGTGTTGCCCAGCTTATAGCATGGAAAACAAAATGCCTCACGCAAGGGCAAATACAAAAGAACTTCTTTTAAATTTAGAAAAAAATAACCCAAAACTTTTTATAAGCTTAAAATCTGCATTTGAAAACATACACAAAGATACATTTTTTTAA
- a CDS encoding bifunctional 2-C-methyl-D-erythritol 4-phosphate cytidylyltransferase/2-C-methyl-D-erythritol 2,4-cyclodiphosphate synthase, whose translation MISLILLAAGGSTRFNLGVKKQWIRVGHEPLWQYMANKFKPYFDDIIIVSNKDDLEYMKSFDDGFKFVEGGDERQISLKNALNLVNSEWVLVSDVARAGVSIEMIEKIISKKDEGFDCISPYLEVVDTAYLDINLIDRKKIKLIQTPQLSKTNLLKKALLKDEIFTDDSAAIKSVGGKLGFVKGYEKALKITYKDDLKKICLKAPANDFFVGNGFDVHKFTNGNGIMLCGIKVPCEYDFIAHSDGDVALHALSDALLGACGLGDIGELYPDNDEKFKDISSVILLKDILKKIKSYGYEVVNADITIIAQSPKLGSFKKDMQKKVSEILGINRVNIKATTTEKLGFIGRNEGVSVMASVMVKYFDWTKA comes from the coding sequence TTGATTTCTTTAATACTTTTGGCTGCTGGAGGTTCAACTAGATTTAATCTTGGTGTAAAAAAACAGTGGATTAGGGTTGGGCACGAACCTCTTTGGCAGTATATGGCTAATAAATTTAAGCCATATTTTGATGATATTATTATCGTTTCAAATAAAGATGATTTAGAGTATATGAAAAGCTTTGATGATGGTTTTAAATTTGTAGAAGGTGGGGATGAAAGGCAAATTTCACTTAAAAATGCTTTAAATTTGGTAAATAGTGAGTGGGTTTTAGTAAGTGATGTAGCTAGAGCTGGAGTTAGCATAGAGATGATAGAAAAAATAATCTCAAAAAAAGATGAAGGTTTTGACTGCATAAGTCCATATTTAGAAGTTGTAGATACTGCATATTTAGATATAAATTTAATAGATAGAAAAAAAATAAAATTAATCCAAACACCGCAATTAAGCAAAACAAATTTATTAAAAAAAGCTCTTTTAAAAGATGAAATTTTCACAGATGATAGTGCAGCTATCAAAAGCGTTGGCGGAAAACTTGGCTTTGTAAAGGGTTATGAAAAAGCACTTAAAATAACTTATAAGGATGATTTAAAAAAAATTTGCCTAAAAGCACCTGCAAATGACTTTTTTGTTGGCAACGGCTTTGATGTGCATAAATTTACAAATGGAAATGGGATAATGCTTTGTGGCATAAAAGTGCCTTGTGAGTATGATTTTATTGCTCATAGTGACGGAGATGTGGCACTTCATGCATTATCTGATGCCTTACTTGGAGCATGTGGGCTTGGAGATATTGGAGAGCTTTATCCTGATAATGATGAAAAATTTAAAGATATTAGTTCAGTTATTTTACTAAAAGATATACTTAAAAAGATAAAAAGCTATGGATATGAAGTAGTAAATGCAGATATCACAATCATAGCCCAAAGTCCTAAACTTGGATCTTTTAAAAAAGATATGCAAAAAAAAGTGAGTGAAATTTTAGGTATAAATAGAGTAAATATAAAAGCTACAACAACAGAAAAACTTGGATTTATTGGAAGAAATGAGGGAGTTAGTGTAATGGCAAGTGTTATGGTTAAATACTTTGATTGGACAAAAGCTTGA
- the recO gene encoding recombination protein RecO gives MQGYILRVQKVKDEDCIVYILTDELLVCCYRFYGARHSKITLGYKLDFELENSINFLPTLKNTMHLGYSWLLDRDRLLYWQGFIRLFYNHLKDLEEVNKFYFEILDQSAIKIAKQNPKRVFLESYIQILKFEGRLHDEEICFFCDKKIESEKIALARAFLPAHEKCIGKNGFIKSKIYEYYKNISTINLNDEEVDRLYEILKEGF, from the coding sequence ATGCAAGGATATATTTTAAGAGTTCAAAAAGTAAAAGATGAAGACTGTATAGTTTACATTTTAACAGATGAGTTGCTAGTTTGCTGCTATAGATTTTATGGCGCAAGACACTCTAAAATTACACTAGGATATAAACTTGATTTTGAACTAGAAAATTCAATTAATTTTTTACCAACTTTAAAAAACACAATGCACCTTGGATATAGTTGGCTTTTAGACAGAGATAGGCTTTTATATTGGCAGGGGTTTATTAGGCTTTTTTATAACCACCTAAAAGACCTTGAAGAAGTTAATAAATTCTACTTTGAAATTTTAGATCAATCAGCCATAAAAATTGCAAAACAAAACCCAAAAAGAGTTTTTTTAGAAAGCTATATTCAAATTTTAAAATTTGAAGGAAGGCTTCATGATGAGGAAATTTGCTTTTTTTGTGATAAAAAAATAGAAAGCGAAAAAATAGCATTAGCAAGAGCTTTTTTACCAGCCCACGAAAAGTGTATTGGCAAAAATGGCTTTATAAAAAGTAAAATTTATGAGTATTACAAAAACATATCAACAATAAATTTAAATGATGAAGAAGTTGATAGGCTTTATGAAATTTTAAAAGAGGGGTTTTAG
- the accD gene encoding acetyl-CoA carboxylase, carboxyltransferase subunit beta, whose translation MNFGDIFSKIRRKQADPSEAPTHWIKCPNCHSLMYYKEVEASFNVCPKCNHHMRLSARERISILEDEGTFVEFDKNLEPVDPLKFVDKKSYKKRISEGESKTGRQSSVISGEIEIYGIATQIVVFDFAFMGGSLGSVEGEKIVRAVKRCIAKTQPLIIISASGGARMQESTYSLMQMSKTSAAIKKLGEYKLPYISILTDPTMGGVSASFAWLGDIIIAEPGALIGFAGQRVIKQTIGADLPEGFQRSEFLLEHGLIDAIVPRGEHKKYLSDMLELLGAHRKENAKIDTIELKTEDKEIEESKEEIEEIKE comes from the coding sequence ATGAATTTTGGTGATATATTTTCAAAAATAAGAAGAAAACAAGCAGATCCAAGCGAAGCTCCTACACATTGGATTAAGTGTCCAAACTGTCATTCTTTGATGTATTACAAAGAGGTTGAAGCATCATTTAATGTCTGTCCAAAATGTAATCATCATATGCGATTATCAGCAAGAGAAAGAATTTCTATTTTAGAAGATGAGGGAACTTTTGTAGAGTTTGATAAAAATTTAGAACCAGTTGATCCCTTAAAATTTGTAGATAAAAAATCTTATAAAAAAAGAATAAGTGAAGGTGAAAGCAAAACCGGAAGACAAAGCTCAGTCATTAGTGGTGAGATTGAAATTTATGGTATTGCTACTCAAATAGTTGTATTTGATTTTGCATTTATGGGTGGATCTTTGGGATCTGTTGAGGGTGAAAAAATAGTAAGAGCAGTTAAAAGATGCATTGCTAAAACACAACCTCTTATAATAATAAGTGCAAGTGGTGGAGCAAGGATGCAAGAAAGCACTTATTCTTTAATGCAGATGAGTAAAACATCGGCTGCGATTAAAAAACTTGGAGAGTACAAACTTCCTTATATTTCTATTTTAACAGATCCAACAATGGGTGGAGTAAGTGCTTCTTTTGCTTGGCTTGGAGATATTATTATAGCTGAACCAGGTGCTTTAATAGGCTTTGCAGGACAAAGAGTTATCAAACAAACCATTGGAGCTGATTTGCCAGAAGGTTTTCAAAGATCTGAGTTTTTATTAGAACATGGTTTAATTGATGCAATTGTTCCAAGAGGTGAGCATAAAAAATATCTAAGTGATATGTTGGAGCTTTTAGGTGCTCATAGAAAAGAAAATGCTAAGATAGATACCATAGAGCTAAAAACAGAAGATAAAGAGATAGAAGAAAGCAAAGAAGAGATAGAAGAGATAAAAGAGTAA
- a CDS encoding tRNA dihydrouridine synthase, whose protein sequence is MIDFSKKPLFLAPLAGFSDIALRGVVKRFGCDVTTSEMISSNALAHNDKKTLKMLEKNEEEIPYIVQIAGNNTDIVKEAILVLNKFDFIDGIDLNCGCPATKVVKNGSGSALLKDIDLLKEILLTIKEYSNKKYLSIKIRLGFDEKIPEILVSEIEKCGVDYIAIHGRTKVGGYSSKVDYEAILRAKNATFIPIIANGDISYENAKEVLNYTKADGLMIGRASIGNPWIFYEIKHNEKVSDKIKKEIILCHFDEMIKHYKNQGIIIFRKHLHQYSKGYDGASEFRNEINHINDENLMREKIEQFFS, encoded by the coding sequence ATGATTGATTTTTCTAAAAAACCACTTTTTTTAGCCCCTTTAGCTGGATTTTCAGACATTGCTTTAAGGGGCGTTGTAAAGCGTTTTGGTTGTGATGTTACAACCAGTGAGATGATAAGTTCAAACGCACTTGCTCATAATGATAAAAAAACTCTTAAAATGCTTGAGAAAAATGAGGAAGAAATTCCTTATATTGTTCAAATAGCCGGAAATAATACCGATATTGTAAAAGAGGCTATTTTAGTTTTAAACAAATTTGATTTTATCGATGGTATAGACTTAAACTGTGGATGTCCTGCTACAAAGGTGGTCAAAAATGGCTCTGGCTCTGCACTTTTAAAAGATATAGATTTATTAAAAGAAATTCTTTTAACCATAAAAGAGTATTCTAATAAAAAATATTTAAGTATTAAAATCAGACTTGGTTTTGATGAGAAAATTCCTGAAATTTTAGTTAGTGAAATAGAAAAATGCGGTGTTGATTACATCGCTATTCACGGTAGAACAAAAGTTGGAGGATATAGCTCAAAGGTTGATTACGAGGCTATTTTAAGAGCTAAAAATGCAACCTTTATTCCAATTATTGCAAATGGGGATATAAGTTATGAAAATGCAAAAGAAGTTTTAAACTATACAAAAGCTGATGGACTTATGATAGGTAGAGCTAGCATTGGAAATCCATGGATTTTTTACGAAATAAAACATAATGAAAAAGTTAGTGATAAGATAAAAAAAGAGATTATTTTATGTCATTTTGATGAGATGATAAAACACTATAAAAATCAAGGAATTATTATTTTTAGAAAGCACCTTCATCAATATTCAAAAGGATATGATGGAGCTAGTGAGTTTAGAAATGAGATTAATCATATAAATGATGAAAATTTAATGAGAGAAAAAATAGAGCAGTTTTTTAGCTAA
- the uvrB gene encoding excinuclease ABC subunit UvrB translates to MKNFELVSKFSPSSDQQNAIDGIVNSILKGNKYQTLLGVTGSGKTFTMANIIKNLNIPALIMTHNKSLAAQLYSEFKGFFPKNKVEYFISYYDYYQPEAYIPRQDLFIEKDSSINDELERLRLSTTANLLSFDDVITVASVSANYGLGNPAEYQGMVMFLENGFKISQKDMLIKLVEMGYTRNDNFFDRGNFRVNGDVIDIYPAYFNDEAVRIEFFGDEIDEIYHFDFLENRRTKTINKFILYPASQFIVGQNRLKEAIKGIEMELDERLKFFKDAGKLVEAQRLKQRVEFDLEMLRATGSTKGVENYSRYITGMKPGGTPYSMFDYYEIKNKDYLVIVDESHVSLPQFRGMYAGDKSRKDTLVEYGFRLPSALDNRPLKFEEFINKKGKFLFVSATPNDFEIELSKGKVFYQILRPTGLLDPEIILKNSDNQVEILYDMAKDVIAKNERVLVTVLTKKMAEELTKYYLELGIKVKYMHSDIDAIQRNELIRGLRQGKFDMLIGINLLREGLDLPEVSLIAIMDADKEGFLRSRTSLIQTMGRAARNVNGKVVMFHKKITNSMKEAIDITTQRRKYQDEYNKKNGITPHSATRNLEDSLKIEDEAEILRASKNLEKMPASERAKIIKELRKQMLEAASNLEFEKAASLRDEIAKMKEI, encoded by the coding sequence TTGAAAAATTTTGAATTAGTTAGCAAATTTAGTCCAAGCAGTGATCAGCAAAATGCAATTGATGGCATTGTAAATTCCATTTTAAAAGGAAACAAATATCAAACTTTACTAGGTGTTACAGGAAGTGGTAAGACCTTTACAATGGCAAATATTATTAAAAATTTAAATATTCCAGCTTTAATCATGACGCACAATAAAAGTCTTGCAGCTCAACTATATAGCGAATTTAAAGGTTTTTTTCCAAAAAATAAAGTTGAGTATTTTATAAGTTATTATGATTATTATCAGCCAGAAGCATACATTCCAAGGCAAGATTTATTTATAGAAAAAGACAGCTCTATAAATGATGAGTTAGAGCGACTTAGACTTAGCACGACTGCAAATTTACTAAGTTTTGATGATGTTATAACAGTAGCCTCTGTTTCAGCAAATTACGGTTTAGGTAATCCAGCTGAGTATCAAGGTATGGTTATGTTTTTAGAAAATGGTTTTAAAATCTCACAAAAAGATATGCTTATAAAACTAGTTGAAATGGGCTATACAAGAAATGATAACTTTTTTGATAGAGGAAATTTTAGAGTAAATGGTGATGTAATTGATATTTATCCAGCTTATTTTAACGATGAAGCAGTAAGAATTGAATTTTTTGGTGATGAAATAGATGAAATTTATCATTTTGATTTTTTAGAAAACAGAAGAACTAAAACTATAAATAAATTTATTTTATATCCAGCAAGTCAGTTTATCGTTGGTCAAAATAGGCTAAAAGAAGCTATAAAAGGAATAGAAATGGAACTAGATGAAAGACTTAAATTCTTTAAAGATGCTGGAAAGTTAGTTGAAGCGCAGCGTCTTAAACAAAGAGTTGAGTTTGATTTGGAAATGCTTAGAGCAACTGGCTCAACAAAAGGCGTTGAAAACTACTCTAGATATATTACAGGCATGAAGCCAGGTGGAACGCCATATTCTATGTTTGATTACTATGAGATAAAAAACAAAGATTATTTAGTAATTGTAGATGAAAGCCATGTGAGTTTGCCACAATTTCGCGGTATGTATGCAGGAGATAAAAGTAGAAAAGACACTCTTGTTGAGTATGGATTTAGACTTCCATCAGCTCTTGATAACAGACCACTTAAATTTGAAGAGTTTATAAATAAAAAAGGAAAATTTCTATTTGTTTCAGCTACTCCAAATGATTTTGAAATAGAGCTTTCAAAAGGTAAGGTATTTTACCAAATACTTCGCCCTACTGGACTTTTAGATCCTGAAATAATTTTAAAAAATAGCGATAACCAAGTTGAAATTTTATACGATATGGCCAAAGATGTGATAGCTAAAAATGAGCGTGTTTTAGTAACTGTTCTAACAAAAAAAATGGCAGAAGAGCTAACAAAATATTATCTTGAACTTGGAATTAAAGTTAAATATATGCATTCAGACATTGATGCAATACAAAGAAATGAATTAATCAGAGGTCTAAGACAAGGGAAATTTGACATGCTAATAGGTATAAACTTACTTAGGGAAGGACTTGATTTGCCAGAAGTTAGTTTAATAGCCATAATGGATGCTGATAAAGAGGGGTTTTTAAGATCTCGAACAAGCTTAATTCAAACAATGGGAAGAGCTGCAAGAAATGTAAATGGAAAAGTTGTAATGTTTCATAAAAAAATTACAAATTCAATGAAAGAAGCCATTGATATCACAACACAAAGAAGAAAATATCAAGATGAATACAACAAAAAAAATGGTATAACACCACACTCAGCAACTAGAAACTTAGAAGATAGTTTAAAAATAGAAGATGAAGCTGAAATTTTAAGAGCAAGTAAAAATTTAGAAAAAATGCCAGCAAGTGAGCGAGCAAAAATCATAAAAGAGTTAAGAAAACAGATGCTTGAAGCAGCATCAAATTTAGAGTTTGAAAAAGCAGCAAGCCTAAGAGATGAGATAGCAAAGATGAAAGAGATTTAA
- a CDS encoding response regulator gives MNILIVENEAYLAQSIANKLTSLGHNCEILTKIKDILNTSKKDAVLLSTSIFGEEIYEIIKKFKSSIIILLIPYISNDTVSRPIKAGANDYIQKPFMVEELIRKINHFEEFNKLKIINNSFMNYFEKSFASVKIPEFNFESLKFPLFIETNSKKMADKFVYEYSKWTKKGIKILFLNESDALLTLENESFDMPIYLLNANLLKDQTRLFEIVQNKPVIINGMGLENTSNFDQITLIEDNKPSIAQGEILSVDEYFEYIIKENQKLFSDTDLAKKLGISRKSLWEKRKKYGIQKQK, from the coding sequence TTGAATATTTTAATAGTAGAAAATGAGGCATACCTAGCTCAAAGTATTGCAAATAAGCTTACTTCTTTGGGACATAATTGCGAGATTTTAACAAAGATAAAAGATATATTAAATACTTCAAAAAAAGATGCTGTTCTTTTATCAACAAGTATTTTTGGTGAAGAAATATATGAAATAATTAAAAAATTTAAAAGTTCCATTATAATTTTGCTAATCCCATATATCAGCAACGACACAGTATCTCGCCCGATAAAAGCAGGAGCAAATGATTATATTCAAAAACCATTTATGGTAGAAGAGCTGATAAGAAAAATAAATCATTTTGAAGAATTTAATAAATTAAAAATTATAAATAACTCTTTTATGAACTATTTTGAAAAAAGTTTTGCCTCTGTAAAAATACCTGAGTTTAACTTTGAATCTTTAAAATTTCCACTTTTTATAGAAACAAATTCAAAAAAAATGGCAGATAAATTTGTTTATGAATACTCAAAATGGACAAAAAAAGGTATTAAGATACTGTTTTTAAATGAGTCTGATGCACTTTTAACACTAGAAAATGAAAGTTTTGATATGCCAATTTATCTTTTAAACGCTAATCTTTTAAAAGATCAAACAAGACTTTTTGAAATAGTTCAAAACAAACCAGTTATCATAAATGGAATGGGCTTAGAAAATACAAGTAACTTTGATCAAATCACACTTATTGAGGACAATAAACCAAGCATAGCTCAAGGTGAAATTTTATCGGTTGATGAGTATTTTGAATACATAATAAAAGAAAATCAAAAGCTTTTTTCAGATACTGATTTAGCAAAAAAACTTGGAATTTCAAGAAAATCTTTGTGGGAAAAGAGAAAAAAATATGGCATCCAAAAACAAAAATAA